GTGCCACATATTTCTCGAACGCGCCCATTGAACCGCTTGTATCCATCAGAGCAAGGACCACGGCTTTAGATTCGTGTGTAATGGAATCGTTCCAGGTTTTATATCTGATATCTTCAGGCAAAATGGGATGGAAGCCTGCTTTCCCTGCCATCGCGTTACGCTTAAAAGCGGTCACCATCGTTTTCTTTTTATGAATGTTTCCGACGAGTCCTTTTGGTCTGATATCGTTAAACTGGATGCCGTCACTGATTTCCTCAGATTCTTCCTTACGTTCAAAATCAGGCAGCTCAAGCTCTGCAAAAAGAGCCGTTTCGATTTCTTCTATGGAGACCTCAGTTTCTACATAGTCTTCCCCTGGCTGATCTCCCGCTTCCTGTGCGCCTGGTTCGTCTTTTTTTCCACGTGCGATGACATCTCCTACCTGGCTATCTCCATTTCCCTGGCCAATATGTTTCTTTTTGCCGTAATCATATCGGATTTTGTATTCATCAAGTGATCTCACTGGAATTTTTACAATTTGTTTGCCGTTCGAAAGAATGACATTTTCCTCTGTAATTAATTCGGGCAGCCGATTTTTGATCGCGTCCTGTACTTTATCCTGGTGTCTTTTTTGATCCTCTTCCCCTTGCTGATGAAGAGACCAGTCC
The nucleotide sequence above comes from Jeotgalibacillus aurantiacus. Encoded proteins:
- the yhbH gene encoding sporulation protein YhbH — its product is MEYSDSAGIVSQEDWSLHQQGEEDQKRHQDKVQDAIKNRLPELITEENVILSNGKQIVKIPVRSLDEYKIRYDYGKKKHIGQGNGDSQVGDVIARGKKDEPGAQEAGDQPGEDYVETEVSIEEIETALFAELELPDFERKEESEEISDGIQFNDIRPKGLVGNIHKKKTMVTAFKRNAMAGKAGFHPILPEDIRYKTWNDSITHESKAVVLALMDTSGSMGAFEKYVARSFFFWLVRFLKGKYAHVEMRFIAHHTEAKEVDQETFFSKGESGGTICSSAYKKALDMIKKEYPINRYNVYAFHFSDGDNLTSDNERCLPVIQELAEHCNLFGYGEVSQYQRQSSLMSVYKKTEHDRIRHTILRKKTDVLDALKFFLKQKEK